From a single Candidatus Poribacteria bacterium genomic region:
- the mfd gene encoding transcription-repair coupling factor — MIELLRETENYQTLVARLKDGKKLPWLRGLANASTAYLLATLIDDFPKKSFLILLPSQREAEQVMAEICTYRAYPTLETTPTPTPESGIHFFPSWHRKIFDGIAPPKNIVTDRMRCLERLLQKERSIVVTTSQAMLYKLPPRQHFADACRVLNLGDEIDPDDVAAMLMRGGYQSVELVEVKGEFARRGDILDVYPLTTDTPVRIEFFGDEIDTIRTFDPISQRSTASIQSVSLTPLREVLSEDISVEHWRAQTDSLIQAQPTPQLINAVREVTQHLTKATSQYPLQDCPLNDAIEAFLPMLVPETELLTDYLADDTIVCLIEPQWQQREASQMHERTQELYEKKIDKSSLMVPPDTLLAAVETLSTQLERYPVISSSLAPPREVTESQLAPLHFEMKPLALPSGNYQTIINQVKTWVVAGRRIHLFCETPQQLKRVTEILAERDLFPPDIDISVGAISEGFLNEALDLMVISEDELFGNRQHRPIRRRPPTDGTPILSLIDLKVGDYVVHVSHGIAIYDGIRRLAIDGKSQDFLILKYSDSNILYVPTYQVDLVQKYIGSKDNAHKPRVDRLGGTAWHRRKGRVKESIEQMADELLNLYALRQARKGYSFPAEVPWQTEFEALFPYQETDDQLQAIEDVKADMEDERPMDRLVCGDVGYGKTEVALRAAFKAVMAEKQAAILVPTTILALQHYDTFEKRFQSFPINIEMLNRFRTPKEMKQIKEKLAAGTVDVVIGTHSLLSKTVKFQNLGLLIVDEEHRFGVKHKEKIKQFKETIDVLTLTATPIPRTLHMSLVGIRDFSVINTPPADRLPIQTYVMPYDREVIREAITTELARDGQVFFVHNRVQDIQNIAITLQELVPDARIAVAHGQMPERELESVMLEFVRHKHDILVCTMIIESGLDIPNVNTILINRADALGLAQLYQLRGRVGRADAQAYGYLFYPRERSITEGAQKRLRVIEEFTDLGSGFKIALRDLEIRGTGNILGAEQHGHIVTVGYELYCKLLEEAVMALKGEKVEETLETRISLPIEAYLPDDYVPDSRQKVSIYKKIAGLKDDAALKELRAELQDRYGAIPEPAEMLLEIASVKQFSQNLGITAIVAGKEQVKVTFNEQKPRINVKKFIEIIHQNSNLQLQPPAQLKIQMPGMTGVNMLTELQRTLKVFVDM, encoded by the coding sequence GTGATAGAACTTTTACGTGAAACAGAAAATTACCAAACGTTGGTGGCGCGCCTCAAAGATGGCAAGAAACTCCCTTGGCTTAGAGGATTGGCAAACGCATCGACTGCGTATCTCCTTGCAACGCTCATTGACGATTTCCCGAAGAAATCTTTTTTAATTCTCCTTCCTTCACAACGTGAAGCCGAACAGGTGATGGCGGAAATCTGTACATACCGGGCGTATCCGACTTTAGAAACGACACCCACCCCGACTCCAGAATCTGGTATTCATTTTTTCCCGAGTTGGCACCGCAAAATTTTTGATGGCATCGCGCCTCCTAAAAACATCGTCACAGACCGGATGCGGTGTCTCGAACGCCTGTTGCAGAAAGAACGGAGCATTGTCGTAACCACAAGCCAAGCGATGCTTTACAAACTTCCGCCTCGACAGCATTTTGCCGACGCTTGTCGTGTCCTTAATCTTGGGGACGAGATAGATCCCGACGATGTCGCAGCAATGCTTATGCGCGGCGGATACCAGAGCGTTGAACTCGTGGAGGTCAAAGGCGAGTTTGCACGCAGAGGAGACATCCTTGATGTTTATCCGCTTACAACCGATACCCCGGTCCGAATTGAATTTTTCGGGGATGAAATTGATACCATCCGCACCTTCGACCCGATATCGCAACGTTCAACGGCATCGATTCAATCGGTGAGCCTGACCCCGCTGCGAGAAGTGCTTTCCGAGGATATATCCGTTGAACATTGGCGCGCCCAAACGGATTCGCTCATTCAGGCACAACCCACACCGCAACTGATAAATGCTGTCCGGGAAGTAACACAGCACTTGACAAAAGCAACATCTCAATATCCGCTTCAAGACTGTCCTCTCAATGATGCAATAGAGGCGTTTTTACCGATGCTTGTCCCAGAAACCGAATTGCTGACGGACTATCTGGCCGATGATACAATTGTCTGTTTGATAGAACCACAGTGGCAACAGCGCGAAGCCTCACAAATGCACGAACGGACACAGGAATTGTATGAAAAGAAGATTGATAAATCCAGCCTCATGGTACCACCGGATACGCTCTTAGCCGCCGTTGAAACGCTTAGCACGCAATTAGAGAGGTATCCCGTCATCTCATCATCTTTGGCACCACCGCGTGAAGTTACCGAGAGTCAATTGGCACCCCTGCATTTTGAGATGAAACCGCTCGCCCTCCCATCTGGCAACTATCAAACGATTATCAATCAGGTTAAGACATGGGTAGTTGCGGGGAGACGGATACATCTTTTTTGCGAAACGCCGCAGCAGTTAAAACGCGTAACTGAGATCTTAGCCGAGCGTGACTTATTTCCACCAGATATTGACATCAGTGTCGGGGCAATCAGTGAGGGATTTCTCAACGAAGCGTTAGATCTCATGGTTATTTCTGAAGACGAGCTCTTCGGAAATCGCCAACACCGTCCCATTCGACGCCGTCCGCCTACAGATGGCACACCGATTCTTAGTCTGATTGATCTAAAAGTCGGAGATTATGTTGTCCACGTTTCCCACGGTATTGCTATCTATGACGGGATACGCCGGTTGGCAATTGATGGCAAATCACAAGATTTTCTAATTCTTAAATACAGTGATAGCAATATCCTCTATGTGCCTACCTACCAAGTGGACCTCGTTCAGAAATATATTGGGAGCAAAGACAACGCGCATAAACCTCGCGTGGATCGGCTCGGTGGAACAGCATGGCATCGACGAAAGGGGCGAGTTAAAGAATCGATTGAACAGATGGCGGATGAATTGCTCAACTTATACGCACTTCGGCAAGCTCGAAAAGGGTACAGTTTTCCCGCTGAGGTGCCGTGGCAAACCGAATTTGAGGCGCTCTTCCCCTATCAGGAGACCGATGACCAACTTCAGGCGATTGAGGACGTTAAAGCTGATATGGAAGATGAGCGCCCGATGGATAGGCTTGTCTGTGGAGACGTTGGATATGGAAAGACAGAGGTCGCCTTACGCGCTGCTTTCAAAGCCGTTATGGCAGAAAAACAGGCAGCAATTCTCGTGCCAACAACAATTCTTGCACTGCAACACTATGACACCTTTGAGAAACGGTTTCAGTCTTTTCCTATCAATATTGAGATGCTAAACCGGTTTCGCACACCGAAAGAGATGAAACAGATTAAGGAAAAATTGGCGGCAGGCACTGTTGATGTTGTTATTGGGACACATAGCCTACTCTCCAAGACAGTAAAATTTCAAAATCTTGGGCTTCTCATCGTTGATGAAGAGCATCGCTTTGGTGTTAAGCATAAGGAGAAAATCAAACAATTTAAAGAGACTATTGATGTGCTTACACTGACAGCGACACCGATCCCGCGGACACTCCACATGTCGCTTGTCGGCATCCGGGATTTCAGTGTCATCAATACGCCACCAGCAGATCGATTGCCGATTCAGACGTATGTGATGCCTTACGATAGGGAGGTCATTCGAGAAGCGATCACAACAGAATTAGCACGTGACGGTCAGGTCTTTTTCGTCCATAACCGTGTTCAAGATATTCAGAATATTGCCATAACGCTTCAGGAACTCGTGCCGGATGCACGTATTGCAGTCGCACACGGGCAGATGCCAGAACGTGAATTAGAATCTGTTATGCTTGAGTTTGTCCGCCACAAACACGATATACTCGTTTGTACAATGATTATTGAATCAGGACTGGATATCCCGAACGTTAACACGATCTTGATTAATCGGGCGGATGCGCTCGGTTTAGCGCAACTCTATCAGTTACGTGGTCGCGTCGGACGTGCCGATGCTCAGGCTTATGGGTATCTATTCTATCCACGGGAGCGATCCATTACTGAAGGCGCGCAAAAACGGCTTCGCGTTATTGAGGAATTCACTGACCTCGGTTCAGGTTTTAAGATTGCCCTCCGGGATTTGGAAATTCGCGGCACCGGAAATATACTCGGTGCTGAGCAACATGGACATATCGTCACTGTTGGTTATGAGCTTTATTGTAAACTTCTTGAAGAAGCAGTGATGGCTCTAAAAGGTGAGAAGGTTGAGGAGACACTGGAAACACGAATTAGTCTACCCATAGAAGCCTATCTGCCCGATGATTATGTCCCTGATAGCCGTCAAAAGGTCTCCATCTACAAAAAAATTGCAGGTTTGAAAGACGACGCTGCTTTGAAAGAACTCCGCGCGGAACTTCAGGACCGCTATGGTGCAATCCCTGAACCCGCTGAGATGTTACTTGAAATCGCCAGTGTAAAGCAATTTAGCCAAAACCTCGGCATTACCGCGATCGTCGCGGGGAAAGAGCAGGTAAAGGTCACTTTTAACGAACAAAAACCGAGAATTAATGTGAAGAAATTCATTGAAATAATCCACCAAAATAGCAACCTTCAGTTGCAACCACCGGCACAACTCAAGATTCAGATGCCGGGGATGACTGGAGTGAATATGTTAACCGAATTACAACGAACACTTAAGGTGTTTGTTGACATGTAA
- a CDS encoding O-methyltransferase: MEQYEPVLKRLEKTAKQYTNIAPENGQFLAILTQSIQAQNVLEVGTSNGYSAIWLAAALKETGGRLITLEFDPARAAEAQAHLREVGLDSIVEIRVGNALDEIPKCNATFDLVFLDAEKEEYRRYLELVLPNIRSGGLIVADDTITMRDEMPDYVEFVFNTPALHSVDIPLDDGIILSYKTGD, from the coding sequence ATGGAACAATACGAACCCGTTTTAAAACGGCTCGAAAAAACCGCGAAACAGTATACCAATATCGCGCCCGAAAACGGGCAATTTCTCGCTATTCTTACCCAATCCATTCAGGCACAAAACGTTCTTGAAGTCGGGACAAGTAACGGTTATTCTGCAATCTGGCTCGCCGCAGCCTTGAAAGAGACAGGCGGTAGGCTCATCACGCTGGAGTTTGATCCGGCGCGGGCAGCTGAGGCACAAGCGCACCTTCGGGAAGTCGGATTGGACAGCATCGTTGAGATACGCGTCGGAAACGCACTTGACGAAATCCCGAAATGCAACGCAACCTTTGACTTGGTGTTCCTTGACGCGGAGAAAGAGGAATACCGACGCTATCTGGAATTGGTGTTGCCGAACATCCGTTCGGGGGGTTTAATTGTTGCTGATGATACCATAACGATGCGCGACGAAATGCCGGACTATGTCGAATTCGTCTTTAACACACCAGCACTACATTCTGTTGATATTCCGTTAGACGACGGTATCATTTTGAGTTATAAAACCGGAGATTAA
- a CDS encoding DUF3108 domain-containing protein: MRYAKYLIFALLFVGNIALSGNSVFLVGEGNIIPNPLRVGEKLTYSISWKRLPAGERTDWIVKEEALKGGDVYRIQSKMKTRALFRPYKFRSEQETHFNPTTLSPVRFQNHVQDRKHLITVKIDFRDGEADYERVSRPKREAPQKREAKVLEIPPGTQDELSLIYFLRSKQLVLGETYFFPLLVKGKVLKATLTVERKAFVKNKKLGNVRTIVLRTSEGGRFWITDDERRLPVKIETESKIGAIKATLTDVELAD; this comes from the coding sequence GTGCGTTATGCAAAATATCTCATCTTTGCACTGCTCTTCGTCGGGAACATCGCCTTAAGCGGTAATTCCGTGTTTCTTGTTGGGGAAGGGAACATCATCCCGAACCCGCTACGTGTCGGCGAAAAGTTAACCTATAGTATCAGTTGGAAAAGATTACCAGCCGGAGAACGGACAGACTGGATTGTCAAAGAAGAAGCACTGAAGGGTGGAGATGTATATCGTATCCAATCGAAAATGAAAACCCGCGCCCTTTTCAGACCCTATAAATTCCGAAGCGAGCAGGAAACGCACTTTAATCCGACAACACTTTCACCTGTCCGTTTCCAGAACCATGTACAGGATCGAAAACATCTTATTACAGTCAAAATTGATTTCCGTGATGGTGAGGCGGACTATGAAAGAGTCTCGCGTCCAAAACGAGAGGCACCACAAAAGCGCGAGGCAAAGGTACTGGAAATACCGCCCGGCACCCAAGATGAACTCTCGCTTATCTACTTTCTACGTTCTAAGCAACTTGTGCTCGGCGAAACCTATTTCTTCCCGCTGCTCGTTAAAGGAAAGGTACTGAAAGCCACACTCACTGTTGAACGCAAAGCGTTCGTTAAAAATAAAAAATTGGGCAATGTTAGAACAATTGTGTTACGAACATCAGAAGGCGGTCGCTTCTGGATTACAGATGATGAACGACGGTTACCTGTCAAAATTGAGACAGAAAGCAAAATAGGCGCGATAAAAGCCACTTTAACGGATGTTGAGTTGGCGGATTAG
- a CDS encoding leucine-rich repeat domain-containing protein, translating to MKTLYLTITLFIFLILAFLPNGFAQDAPPEYVVRLIYFIPNDRQPDPKINAKLDVLIKDAQQFYADQMEAHGFNRKTFKFEADENGNALVHHVNGQYDDAYYQNPAIGSGIVWSEIVEQFDISKNIYFLVLDSSNQYLDGTTNEHSENVILGYGGGNSRSGTVLIPAANFHAAIHELGHAFGLQHDSRVYAKRIYTRLAPARDWMITSFCAAEWLDVHRYFNPSQEPINENTSVQMLTPSLAAPPHAIRLQFEVTDPDGLHQAQLFRPFGDYPSVIACKQLDGQRATIKFVTTDLIDGNTVALRVMDVNGNFTGHSFPINITDLLPQPEEILFPDPNLASAVREALGLSPSDIITQIDMLRLTHFGVPERQITNLTGLEHAIRLRWLALGRNQIHDITPLSTMKELKQLYLRENKISHIQSVTELTQLEELHISENLIRDITPLEVLSELISLVVRDNPVRNITSLAALTNLEYLDLTNIQISDISPLAGLGHLEHLRVNKIPVTDITPLAALTQLKTLNMHENRLSDVRPLAELKKLQGLGIVHNQISDIDPLAELRQLQSLDLRLNQIDDISPLAELEHLQSLDISKNQISDISPLTELKKLQLLGLAENQIGDISPLTGLKDLHWLGLVQNQISDISPLTELKKLRMLALGINRISDVRPLTGLINLEFLNLMANPIKNRDPLFALLRKNPRVKIFLKNINEPLPVTLSYFQAERTEAGVILKWTTESELDNAGFNILRSETKNGEFKIVNRKLIQGAGTTSERQTYTWTDTTAKPNVVYYYQIEDISHAGVREQLATVRMRGYVSAAGKLTTKWGDLKLQE from the coding sequence ATGAAAACACTATATCTCACGATTACACTATTCATTTTTCTCATACTCGCGTTTTTGCCAAACGGTTTTGCCCAAGACGCACCGCCCGAATACGTGGTACGGCTCATATACTTTATCCCGAATGACCGCCAACCTGATCCAAAGATAAACGCAAAACTGGATGTGTTGATAAAAGATGCCCAGCAATTTTACGCTGACCAGATGGAGGCACACGGGTTCAACAGAAAAACTTTTAAATTTGAGGCAGATGAAAACGGGAATGCTCTTGTACATCATGTTAACGGACAATACGACGACGCATATTATCAGAATCCTGCTATTGGATCCGGAATTGTCTGGAGCGAAATTGTAGAACAGTTTGATATTTCAAAGAATATCTATTTTCTTGTACTAGATAGCAGTAACCAGTACCTTGATGGCACTACTAATGAGCATAGTGAAAATGTGATATTGGGTTACGGGGGCGGAAATAGTCGTAGTGGAACGGTACTTATTCCTGCCGCCAACTTCCACGCCGCTATCCATGAGCTTGGGCATGCCTTTGGATTGCAGCATGATAGCCGCGTCTATGCTAAACGGATTTATACCAGACTAGCACCAGCCAGAGATTGGATGATTACGTCTTTTTGTGCTGCCGAATGGCTGGATGTTCATCGCTACTTTAACCCGAGTCAAGAGCCTATCAATGAAAACACAAGCGTCCAAATGCTTACACCAAGCCTTGCAGCACCACCGCATGCTATCCGGCTGCAATTCGAGGTGACCGACCCTGATGGACTCCACCAAGCACAGTTGTTTAGACCATTCGGTGATTATCCAAGTGTAATCGCTTGTAAGCAGTTAGATGGTCAAAGGGCTACTATTAAATTTGTAACTACCGACTTGATAGATGGTAATACCGTAGCACTGCGAGTTATGGATGTGAATGGAAACTTTACAGGGCATTCATTTCCTATTAACATTACCGATTTGTTACCGCAACCCGAAGAAATTCTTTTCCCCGACCCCAATTTAGCATCAGCAGTACGAGAAGCCCTTGGCTTGTCTCCCAGTGATATCATCACCCAAATAGATATGCTAAGGTTAACACACTTTGGTGTCCCTGAACGTCAAATAACAAACCTTACAGGTCTTGAACATGCAATACGTCTACGTTGGTTAGCATTAGGACGCAATCAAATCCACGATATAACGCCGCTTTCAACAATGAAAGAATTAAAGCAGTTATATCTCAGAGAAAATAAAATCAGTCATATCCAGTCAGTTACGGAGTTGACACAATTAGAGGAGTTACACATTAGTGAAAATTTAATCAGGGACATTACACCCCTTGAAGTATTGAGCGAGTTAATATCATTAGTCGTTCGGGATAATCCAGTCAGGAACATAACATCTCTCGCAGCTTTGACAAATTTGGAATACTTAGATCTTACAAACATTCAAATTAGTGATATAAGTCCGCTCGCGGGCTTGGGCCATCTTGAACATCTAAGGGTTAATAAAATTCCAGTCACGGATATAACACCTCTCGCAGCTTTGACACAATTGAAAACCTTAAATATGCATGAAAACAGGCTTAGCGATGTCCGTCCACTCGCAGAACTAAAGAAATTACAAGGGTTAGGCATTGTACATAATCAAATTAGTGATATAGATCCTCTCGCAGAGCTGAGGCAACTACAATCGTTAGATCTCAGGCTGAATCAAATTGATGATATAAGTCCGCTTGCCGAGCTAGAGCATTTACAATCGTTAGATATCTCAAAAAATCAAATTAGTGATATAAGTCCACTCACAGAACTGAAGAAATTACAATTATTAGGACTTGCGGAAAATCAAATTGGCGATATAAGTCCACTCACGGGGTTGAAAGATTTACACTGGTTAGGACTTGTGCAGAATCAAATTAGTGATATAAGTCCACTCACAGAACTGAAGAAATTACGAATGTTAGCACTCGGGATTAATCGAATTAGTGATGTCCGTCCTCTCACAGGATTAATAAATCTTGAATTTTTAAACCTTATGGCAAACCCGATTAAGAACCGTGACCCGCTCTTCGCCTTATTAAGAAAAAATCCTAGGGTCAAAATATTTCTCAAAAACATCAATGAGCCATTACCTGTTACCTTATCCTATTTCCAGGCAGAACGCACAGAGGCTGGCGTTATTCTCAAATGGACGACCGAATCAGAATTAGACAATGCCGGGTTCAACATTTTGCGCAGTGAAACAAAGAACGGCGAATTCAAGATTGTCAACCGTAAATTAATTCAAGGCGCAGGCACAACAAGTGAAAGACAAACCTACACATGGACGGATACCACTGCTAAACCAAATGTCGTCTATTACTACCAAATAGAGGACATCTCACATGCAGGCGTTCGTGAGCAGTTAGCGACAGTTCGTATGAGGGGATACGTGTCCGCAGCCGGTAAGCTGACGACGAAGTGGGGCGATTTGAAACTGCAGGAATAA
- a CDS encoding aminotransferase class I/II-fold pyridoxal phosphate-dependent enzyme, whose amino-acid sequence MKISLQSKLSDKSTRFSESVIRGMTQLCLRYNAINLSQGTPAYQPPPEVKAAAIEAIQEGYNQYSITWGAPSFREAIAQKMTTFNDIPTDPNKNVTVTCGSTEGMLSSLLAIINAGDEIIIFEPFYENYGPDTIISGAKPIYVALQETSAPDGTVHFAYDPAELQNAFSANTKAIVINTPNNPLGKVFTLDELQEIADLCCAYDCLAITDEIYEHMIYDEKPHISIGSLPQMRDRTITVSGLSKAYSMTGWRLGYVIAPEILTDAIRKMHDFLTVGAPHPLQRAGVVALNLPPSYHEDLVAKYDKNRKRLVNDLTEAGFLCHQPEGAYYIMTDITDFGFPDDTTFAHWLVKEIGVGGVPGSSFYSRSHLGRTKFRFMFSMADDILAEAAERLMQIKSKI is encoded by the coding sequence TTGAAAATTTCTCTCCAATCTAAACTCTCAGACAAATCCACCCGTTTCAGTGAATCCGTCATCCGTGGTATGACGCAGCTTTGTCTGCGCTACAATGCCATTAACCTCTCCCAAGGCACGCCAGCGTATCAACCGCCGCCCGAAGTCAAAGCCGCTGCAATTGAGGCAATCCAAGAAGGATATAATCAGTATAGCATTACATGGGGTGCCCCGTCGTTTCGAGAAGCAATCGCCCAGAAGATGACGACGTTTAACGACATCCCGACAGATCCGAATAAAAACGTTACTGTCACCTGCGGTTCAACTGAAGGCATGCTTTCCTCGCTTCTCGCAATCATCAACGCTGGCGACGAGATTATCATCTTTGAACCCTTTTATGAAAACTACGGGCCGGATACGATCATTTCTGGTGCCAAGCCGATCTATGTCGCATTGCAAGAGACATCAGCACCTGACGGTACCGTCCACTTTGCTTATGATCCTGCCGAACTCCAAAATGCTTTCTCTGCTAACACAAAAGCGATTGTCATAAATACCCCAAACAACCCCCTCGGCAAAGTGTTTACGCTTGACGAACTGCAAGAGATTGCGGACCTCTGCTGTGCGTATGACTGCCTCGCGATTACGGATGAAATCTACGAACACATGATCTACGATGAAAAGCCACATATCAGCATCGGTTCCCTGCCACAGATGCGGGATCGGACGATTACTGTATCAGGCTTGAGCAAGGCGTATTCTATGACAGGATGGCGGTTGGGCTATGTCATCGCACCGGAGATTTTAACCGATGCGATCCGCAAAATGCACGATTTCCTCACCGTCGGCGCGCCGCATCCGCTTCAGCGTGCTGGGGTCGTCGCCCTCAATCTGCCACCAAGTTACCATGAAGATTTGGTAGCGAAATATGATAAGAATCGCAAACGTCTTGTGAATGACCTCACAGAAGCTGGGTTCCTCTGCCATCAACCGGAGGGGGCATATTATATTATGACAGACATTACCGATTTCGGATTCCCCGATGATACAACCTTTGCGCATTGGTTAGTAAAGGAAATTGGGGTCGGTGGTGTCCCCGGTTCCAGTTTCTACAGCCGTTCACATCTCGGCAGGACAAAGTTCAGATTTATGTTTAGCATGGCAGATGACATCCTTGCCGAAGCTGCCGAACGCTTGATGCAGATCAAATCCAAGATTTAA
- a CDS encoding histidine phosphatase family protein: MKTLLIMRHAKSSWNYPELSDYNRPLNARGKRDAPRMGKYLRQKGLIPDRILTSSAKRARKTANKVAKSCGYTRKVKKLDAFYDTVTGVYFETLQAVSDKHQRVMVVGHNPTMEQLVSHLTGEIKRMPTAALAHIELPIQSWETLDLYTKGTLVNLWTPKTLFSD, encoded by the coding sequence ATGAAAACCCTTCTCATCATGCGACACGCAAAATCCAGTTGGAACTACCCTGAACTCTCTGACTATAATCGACCGCTCAATGCACGCGGCAAACGAGATGCACCACGCATGGGGAAATACCTGCGTCAAAAAGGATTGATTCCTGACCGGATTCTCACCTCATCGGCAAAGCGGGCGCGAAAAACAGCCAATAAAGTGGCAAAATCGTGCGGTTACACGCGGAAAGTGAAAAAGTTGGACGCGTTTTATGATACTGTTACCGGGGTCTACTTTGAAACACTACAAGCAGTGTCGGACAAACATCAACGCGTCATGGTAGTCGGACATAACCCAACAATGGAACAACTTGTGAGTCACCTGACTGGAGAAATAAAACGGATGCCGACAGCGGCACTTGCACACATTGAACTTCCTATTCAAAGTTGGGAAACACTTGATCTCTATACAAAAGGAACATTGGTCAACTTATGGACTCCCAAAACACTTTTTTCCGATTGA
- a CDS encoding AAA family ATPase, producing MLLERIRLKTFGCFQEQDFDLHDGINLIFGPNFSGKSTLVNAIFFTLTGKPIVPRVDASAIKNAKAYSGTAGLQFIANSERYQLYRATGRRTLLRSEKNGAWHVLFDDKRIRPTEAMLQERFGIMHEQLALTTFLREGEIFEFLARQSATRRDILHTLLGIDRLIEVRQRFIDTRRIAKREQGRIRAHQNSLRFNAQNVNEAEIAKIEAKLKDLETAYGAETGDSALIAEWVQHQIRLQKQLTTLKHQQDEALSGFNDIAHLREMMTAIETAIQEAAGLEAKRDELMQQTGRLESEIAALANVCNTLRTLIESDEQHCPTCYQQVEREVVQRIIDEKAEEKSQRTAELETHKQSLETETENLKSRRELEQRLQTLQALSTQFQQRAEGIDKIQTELDALTLRLNERGVQQSEQIPSDTLATVDKSQLKSQIDNERERLGKLKQEEAVRLDRLGALQRVNRDAAKVEKTLLSLELACTGIDKTIEALQRQILKPAEDELHHWLDKMQLFSGSRGSGGQTRVDLQREHLLPSLNIDGTDRSLMLLSGSEKMFLYLCFKVALAKVLGNPGFFVFDDPTLHLDGERKALMVDFICQLAEEHQVVVASYDEDVRLGLEGAHLIEMRRES from the coding sequence ATGCTGCTCGAGCGGATACGCCTGAAGACTTTCGGCTGCTTCCAAGAGCAGGATTTTGATCTTCATGACGGTATCAACCTCATCTTTGGTCCCAATTTCAGTGGGAAAAGCACGCTTGTCAATGCTATTTTTTTTACACTGACTGGGAAACCGATTGTGCCGCGCGTTGATGCCTCAGCGATAAAGAACGCTAAAGCCTATAGCGGTACAGCCGGACTCCAATTCATCGCAAATAGTGAACGTTATCAACTCTACCGCGCAACGGGGAGACGGACGCTGCTGCGTTCTGAAAAGAATGGCGCATGGCACGTACTTTTCGATGATAAGCGTATTAGACCAACGGAAGCGATGTTGCAGGAGCGATTTGGAATCATGCACGAGCAACTCGCGCTCACGACCTTCCTCAGGGAGGGTGAGATTTTTGAATTTCTTGCACGTCAATCTGCCACGCGACGCGATATTCTCCATACACTCCTCGGTATTGATAGGTTAATAGAGGTCCGACAGCGGTTCATTGACACGCGGCGCATCGCTAAACGTGAGCAGGGCAGAATCCGCGCACATCAGAATAGCCTACGATTCAACGCACAGAATGTGAATGAGGCTGAGATCGCAAAGATTGAAGCAAAGTTGAAAGACTTGGAAACCGCTTATGGTGCCGAGACCGGTGATTCGGCACTCATCGCGGAGTGGGTGCAGCATCAGATCCGTTTACAGAAACAGTTGACGACCCTCAAACATCAGCAAGATGAAGCCTTGAGCGGTTTTAACGATATCGCACATCTCCGAGAGATGATGACGGCAATCGAAACTGCGATTCAAGAAGCCGCTGGATTGGAAGCGAAACGGGATGAGTTGATGCAACAGACCGGTCGCCTTGAATCTGAAATCGCAGCGTTGGCAAACGTGTGCAACACGCTCCGAACACTCATTGAGAGTGACGAACAGCACTGTCCGACCTGTTATCAGCAGGTTGAACGAGAAGTCGTGCAACGGATTATTGATGAAAAAGCGGAAGAGAAATCGCAACGCACTGCTGAGTTGGAAACACACAAACAATCGTTAGAGACGGAAACTGAGAATCTAAAGAGTCGGCGTGAACTTGAACAACGCCTCCAGACTTTGCAAGCACTTTCAACGCAATTTCAACAACGCGCGGAGGGCATTGATAAGATTCAGACTGAACTTGACGCGCTGACATTGCGGTTGAATGAGAGGGGTGTCCAACAGAGTGAACAGATACCTTCGGATACCCTCGCAACGGTTGACAAATCACAATTGAAATCCCAAATTGATAACGAGCGTGAACGACTCGGCAAGCTCAAACAGGAGGAAGCCGTCCGTTTAGATAGACTCGGTGCCCTCCAACGCGTCAACAGAGACGCGGCGAAGGTTGAAAAGACCCTCCTGAGTTTAGAACTCGCCTGCACTGGCATTGACAAGACCATTGAGGCACTCCAACGGCAAATCCTTAAGCCTGCTGAAGACGAACTGCATCACTGGCTCGACAAGATGCAACTCTTTTCTGGTTCTCGCGGGAGCGGGGGACAAACGCGCGTTGACTTGCAGCGCGAGCACCTCCTGCCTTCGCTCAATATAGATGGTACAGATCGGAGTTTGATGTTGCTCAGTGGTAGCGAGAAGATGTTCCTATACCTCTGTTTCAAAGTTGCCCTCGCCAAAGTTTTGGGTAACCCCGGTTTCTTCGTATTTGATGATCCTACCCTTCATTTAGATGGTGAACGAAAGGCGTTAATGGTAGATTTTATCTGTCAACTTGCCGAAGAACACCAAGTCGTTGTAGCGAGTTACGATGAGGATGTGCGTTTGGGACTTGAAGGCGCGCATCTGATTGAGATGCGGCGAGAATCTTAA